The stretch of DNA CGGACCTCAAGTACCGCGCGAAGCCGTTTATCGACGTCACGGTCGACCGGATATCCAAAGGCATCGGCGCGTTGCTCATCCTGGTGCTCATCAAGGACTGGGGCCTGGGCCTGTCCTGGCAACAGCTGAGTTACGCGAGTTTGACGATGGTGGGGTTGTGGGTGATCACGACCATCCGCGCGCGCAAGGAATACGTCCGGACGTTCCGCAATAACCTCGAACAGCAGAATGTGTTGCCGTCCGAGGTGAAGTTCACGAACCCGGATCCACGAACCGTGGAAACCCTGGTCAGCGAACTGGCGCATCCGGAACCGCGGCGGGTGTTGTATGCCATCGACCTGCTTGACGCGATGGACAAACGTGCGCTCGTGTCGCCGCTGTTGTTGTGGCACACGTCGGGCCAGGTGCGGGCGCGCGCGCTGCGCGTGGCGGAATCGGCCGGCCCTGACATGGCGGACCGGTGGTTGCCTGGCGTGGAGCGCGCGCTGACCGATCCCGAAACGGATGTGCGTGTGGCCGCGGTGGGTGCGCTGGCCACGTTGCGTGGCGAGGCGGTGGCTGATGTCATGCGTCCTTTCCTCACGCACGCCGACCCTGCGCTCGCGATTGTGGCGGCCGCGGCACTGGCTGATTGCGGTAACGCCACGGATATCGAGCGTGCGGCAAATACGCTGCGTACATTCAGCGGAGACATGCGCGACCAGGGAGCCGAAGGACGTCGTCTCGTGGCGCGTGCGTTGGGGGACGTGCAGAATGCGGACTTCCGGCCGTATCTGATTCCGCTCTTCGCCGACGTGAACATCGGCGTCGCCCGAGCCGCCATCGAGAGCGCCGGCCGGCTTGGCGGCAGCGACTTCCTGTTTGTGCCGGCCCTGGTCTCGCTCCTGCGAAACCGGCAGTTGAAGTCTGCCGCGCGCCGGGTGCTGGTGGGATACGGCGAGCCGGTGGTGGCGCCGCTTGCGTACTTCATGCAGGACCGCGAGGAGAACCTCTGGATCCGTCGTCACGTGCCGTCTGCACTGGCGCTGCTCCCCTGCGCCGCGTCAGTGGCCGCACTCGAGGCGGCGCTTGACGACCCGGATGAGTTCCTGCGGTCCAAAGCCGTGTCGGCACTGGAGCGGATCCGAAGGACGGACCCAGGGATGGCGATCGATGCGGAACGCGTGTCGCGTCATGTGAGCCAGGAAGCCGCACGCGCGTTTGACGCGTTCACGCTGCACTACAACCTGTTTGTGGCGGGCGGGCTGAACCCCGACGCCTTGCTGGCGCGCGCGCTGACCGAACGGCACGCGCGCACGTTCAGCCGCACCCTTCAACTGCTGGGCTTGATGACGCCGTCGGGTGACATGGCAGCGGTGCGCCACACGCTCAAGAGCAGCGACCCGCGCGCAAGGTCGGGCGCGATTGAGTACCTCGATAACCTGCTGACTGGTCAGGTGCGCAAACGCGTGATGGTGCAGGTGGAAGAGATGCCGCTCGACGAGCGGATTCGCAAGGGCAACGCCATCTTCGGCACCCGTGTCCGGGATGTGGATGACACGCTCGCCCAACTGATTCACGACGAAGACGAGTCCATTGCGTCGGCCGCGATCCTGATGATCGAATCCAGCCGGCGGTGGGCGCTGGCCGGAGATTTGGAGTACGTGCTCGAGCATCGGGACGTGCGTGACCTCCACGTCTTCGAGGCGGCCTCGTGGGCCCTTGCCGCGAGCCGCATGGAAGCCGAACGACGCCGTGACCTGTGGCAGGAGGCGCTGCCGTCAGTGGAACTGGCCGATCGCCTGCGGCGCATGCCCTTGTTCGCCTTCACGTCGGTGGATGAACTCTTCAGGCTGGCGCGTGTGGGCCAGCAGGCGCGACACGAACCGGGCCACGTCATGTACGAACGCGCGGCCGCGCCGGCATCGCTCCAGTTCCTGCTCGACGGCCAGGTGGCCACCGACGGTCCGACAGGACGACAGGAAACGACCGCGCCCGCGGCACTGGCGTTTGAAGAGGTCCTGGAAGGGTCGCCGATGGCCACGACCATCACGGCCACGAGCCGGACCGCCACGCTGTCGATGACACCGAACGAGTTCCTGGCGTTGTTGTCCGAGAATGTCGGCCTTGCGGGTGGCCTGTTCCGCCAGGCGATCAGCGCCCGTGGCCTGGAAACCGGGCGAACCCTGGTTCGCGGACAGCGGCCCTCGCGTGAGGGCGCTGCCACCGGCGAGCTCGGTGCGGTGGACCGTCTGCTCGTGTTGCAGTCGAGTCCGCTTCTGGCACACGCCACGACGGCCCAGTTGTGGAGCCTGTCGCAGATCGCCAGGCAGGTCACCGTTGCTGCCGGTGCAGAACCCGTGAAATCCGACGCCGGGCCGTCGATGCTCTTTGTGCTGACCGGCACGCTGCGGGTCGAACAGGGCGGCGCCTCCGACATGGCTGCGGCTGGCGACGTGATCGGCGTGCATGAGACACTGGCCGGCACCCGGGTTGAGGCGACCGTCACCGTCGTTGAGCCGGCCACGCTGCTGAAGCTCGACCGGGACGAGCTGTTTGAACTGTTGGCCGACCACACAGACTTGCTGCAGGGACTGTTTTCGAAACTGGTTCGGGGGGATGAATGAGACGACTTGTTGCGTGCGTAAGCTTCGTTGCGGTGGCCATGGCCACCGTGTTCACCGTTCACGCCAGACAGGAAACCGCGGCCGCGTACCAGGGGCCGGCGGCTGAGAACTTCCTGACCAAGGCAAAGATCGTGTCCACACGACCGCTGGGCTCCGGCATCACCCGGCCGTTACAAGTCACCCTTGAGCTTGACGGAGTGACCCGCCTGGCGGTGTTCAAGTCCATCGACGAGCGGAAGGCGGGTGTCACCACCATGCCCGACGGCACCTCGGAGATCGACTTCCAGGACAGCTGGCAGACCGAGATCGCGGCGTACACCGTCGCCCGCATCATCGGGCTCGACATGGTGCCGGCCACGGTCGAGCGAAGGGTCGAAGGCAAGGTCGGCTCGTTGCAGTGGTTTGTTGAACACATGTCGACGGAAGCCGATCGTCTTGAGAAGAAACTCTCGCCTCCGGATTCGGAGGTGTGGAACGAGCAGATCTTCATCACTCGACTGTTCGATCAGTTGATCGCCAACGTCGATCGGCACCTCAAGAACATCCTGGTCACCAAGGAGTACAACCTCCGGCTGATTGACCATTCACGGGCCTTCCGAATCAACCGGTCGCTGACCAAACCCGAACTGCTGACCCGATTCTCGCGCTCGCTGCTTGACGGAATAGCGAAGCTTGAGAAAAAGGACCTGCAGAAACAGGTCGGGAAATACCTGACATCGGGCCAGATCGACCGGCTCCTGAGCCGACGCGACGCCATCCTGGCACTGGCCAAAAAACACGTCGCGGAAAAAGGCGAGGCGGCGGTCCTTTACAAGTAGTCCTGGGTCCAGAGTCCAGAGTCCAGAGTTCGGCAAAAGAAACGGGGGTGGCAGTGTGAACTGCCACCCCCGATGTGTGTACGGCTTCGGTGCTCAGGACTCAAGGACCAGAACGCTGGACCCTGGACCCTGGACCCTGGACCTTAGAAGCTCCAGCGTCCCCCGAAGGTGAACTGCCTCGGCGCATTGATGGCCGTGACGCCGCCCAGAAGCACGGTTGTCCCGGCGATGGACACCGAGGGGTTGCGTGTCTGCACGGACGTCTGGAACCCGGTGTTGAGGAGGTTCTCGGCGTCCACATACAGACCGAAGCGGTTCGCGCCCACGTTGAACACCTTTTCAAGGCGCAGGTCGAGCAACTGCTGAGACTCTGTGCGGCGGCTACCCCGCGGTTCGAGGTTCAGGTCGATGCTCCCGGTCCAGTTGAACGTGGCGGCCGCCACGCGCTGGAACGGCGTCCACGGCGTGCCACTCAACGCGCGGTAGTAGATATTGGCCGAGACCTCGACCACAGGAATCTGATAGCCCGCGAAGGCCTTGAATTCATGTGTCCGGTCGAAGCCGACGAGGCCGTCGGAATTGACGTGCACCAGGTTCGGCGTCTGGAACTGGCTGCTGACAATGCCCGACGTGGACCCGTTCGTGACGGTGCCGTTGGTCTCCGAGTAGACGTAGGAGATCTGGGCCTGCCACCGGTTGGAATACGCGCGTGTCAACACAAACATGCCGCCGTTGTAGGTGCGGTAGGCATCCGCCGCAGGCGCTCCGTTGTACTGGAAGTTGTCCACGTTCCCGATCTGGAACTTCTGATCAGACGTGCGGTTCGCCCACCGGTAAATGGTCTCGGTCTTCCCATTCAACGGGTTCGTATAGCTGGCCGGCGTCCACTGGGCGCCAATCAACGTGGAGTTGATGAAGTTCTTCGCATCACGCCTGATGTACGTGGCCGTCGCCTTGAGGCCCCGACCCAGCTCGCGTTCGAATGCCACGCTGATTTCATCCGTTCGGGGATGTTTCAGGTCATCACGCACGGTGTACTTGCTGGCGCCCGAAATGCGGTCGATTTCCGTCACCTGAGTGTTCGCGATGGTCCCCGTCGCCTCATAGATGATGTAGTCGCCGATGCCCGGCAGTGCGTTCGACCACGACGCGAACACCGCGCCGTCGTAGAGCTGCCCGTAATACGCGCGCAGCACGGACTTGCCGTCGCCACCGACGTCAAACGCCAGGCCCAGGCGCGGCGCGATCGGCGCCACGTCGTAGTACCGCTTGTTGTCCGACGTCCCGGTGCCCTTGATCCGGTCCATACGCGCACCGATGTTCGCGGTCAGGCGGCCCACCTGCCACTGATCCTGCGCGAAGATCGACATGCGGTCGTTGCGGCCCTTGACGTCGTACTGGTACGCGTACGCCAGGTACGGTGCGCCACCGTAGTCGTAGAAGAACAAGCCGTCGGTGTATGCGTACCGGTTGCGGATGTTGCTGCGCTCGATCTCCACGCCGAACTTGAACGCATGCGTGCCCTTGGCCTCCACGTACTTCGCCAGCGAGGCGTTGAGCTGGTTGCGCGTGCGGTCGTACTGCGCGCTGTAGCCGGCGCCACCGCTGTAGGCCCCAGTCTCACCGTCCTGGCGCGCCGACGTCGGCGTCAGCGGATCCAGATCGAAATAACCCCAGTAACCCAGCATCTTCGCTTCGAACAGCCCGCTGTTGCCCAACACCTTGCGGTACTGGCCGTTCCAGGTCCATTCAGGCGAGTCCTGTTGCACCACGCGCGCGTCGGTGGTGCCGTCGACGCCACCCAGACCGGTGCGGCCACCCTGGTTGTAGTTGTCGTACTGGAAGGACGCGACAATGTTGTCGGACGCCGTCGGCTGGAACGTGAGTTTGCCATTAAAGCGCGGGCTGACTTCCGTCCGCAGCGTCCGCGGGCCATCCGGATCCTGCTTGATGGCGTACCGCTGAACACTCGCGAAGAAGAATGCCTTGTTCGCGCGCAATGGACCGCCCAACTGCACGGTGTAGTCCTTGAGGCTGTCCACGCCCGTGGCCTTGATCGACGGGTTGATCTTCGTCACGGCCGCCGACACGTTGTCGCCACGGAAGCGCTTGCTGGTGTACCGCTGCTCGAACAAGCCCGCGAACCGGTTACCGCCCGACTTGGTCACCGTGTTGATCACCGCGCCCGTGAATCCGCCGAACTCGGCTGACTGGCCCAGCGATCCGATCTGCACCTGCTCGATGATGTTGTAGTTGAAGAACACCCAGGCCGTGCCCGCTTCCGGGTCGCGCACGTCGACGCCATCAACCAGAAGCGAGTTGGCCGATCCGGCCGCGCCGCCAAACGCCGAACTGCTGTTGATACCCGGCGCGTAGTTCAACATGCTCACGGCCGGATTGGCGCGCGAGATCGGCATGCTGAACAGCAGGTCCTGCGAGATCGTCGTATCAGTGGCCGTGGTCGTGGTATCCACCTTGGCCGTCGAGCCGACGACGGTGATCGCCTCAGTCACGCCGCCAAGTTCCAGCGTGAGCTTGAGCTCGATGGACTTGCCGATCGTAATGTCCAGACTCGACTGAACTCTCGGCTTGAAACCGTTCAACATCGTGCGCACTTCGTACACACCGGTGTTCAGGCCCAGGAAGCGGAACTCACCCTGCGCATCCGTGGTCTGGGTCGCCTCTCCGAATCGGCTGCTCAAGGTCACCACCACGCCGGGAAGAGCGCCACCCTGCGCGTCGGTCACGTGACCGGCAATGGTGCCCGTCATCGTTTGTGCGGAAACGTTGGTCGCCGAGAGCGCGATCAGCAGCGCCGCGGCGCCAATGCCCAACCGTGAAAACAGTCTGTGGATTGTCATGTGGGCAGCTCCTAGCGATTCAGACCGCGAATGCGGTCCTCTTTGGCGGAATACACCGCGTATCCCGTGCCCACAGCCATCACGACGATCGCAAACATCCCGGTTCTCGTCTTGAAGAACGATCGGTCGTTGGGCTGTTTCGGTGCGGTCGTGGCAGCGTCAGGGGCGGCCGTCTTCGTGGAAACCACCTTCGCAATCGACTTGGTCGAAAACGAGGGTGAGGCGGGCGGTCCCTGTGATGCGGCCATCGCAGGGGAAAACGCCGTCGCAAGCAGGGCTGTCATCAGGCCCACACCAGCAAAACGGCGGACGTACTCGTAACGTCGTCGATTGTCCATCGGCACTTGTCCTCTCTAAGGGAACCTCGATGCCCGGAATATACCCCCCAGCCCCTCCAGACGCCATAGGGAATTTACACGTGCGCTACCATTTCGACATGCCATCCCGCCTGCCAACACGCCCCAGGCGCATCCCGTCACTACCCCTGTTCGTTGCCGGACTGGTCCTGGCGGCCGGCGCGGCCACCTGGTGGATGTGGCCCCGGGCCCAGGAAGCTGGGGGCGGCGTTGACCTCGGGTCGCTGGCACGGGGGGTCTCCAGGTCCGATCTCAACGTCGTCCTCCTGACCCTGGATACCCTGCGGGCCGACCATCTTGGCGCCTACGGCTCGACCGACGTCAGCACCCCGAATCTGGACCAGTTCGCCCGGGAGGGCGTGGTCTTTGAACAGGCCATGACCACGGCGCCGCTCACACTGCCGGCCCACAGCAGCATCTTCACCGGGCAGTTTCCGCCGCGGCACGGCGTCCGCGACAACGGCGGGTTCTTCCTGGGACCTGAACAGGTCACAATGGCCGAAGTCCTTTCTGCACAAGGATTTAAGACCGGAGCCACGGTCGGTGCCTTTGTCCTGGACAGCAAGTGGGGTCTCGACCAGGGCTTTGCCA from Acidobacteriota bacterium encodes:
- a CDS encoding HEAT repeat domain-containing protein translates to MRPIVQLREGEATTTLLMFLYSFMAMTSYNIIKPLGRSTFMTTWGADNLPYVQLAMGILIGFIMHAYVKTISLVPRRWTIPATQAGLMALILVFWLLFTTLSQPWVPAAFYVLTLILGILLISQFWTLANDIYDPRQAKRVFGFVGAGSSLGGALGSGLTRFLVEKVGTNTMLLIGAGTLALCLAIVVFILQREKGAGTSDAAKAVEEEGVSSGEAIQLLGSSRHLQVIALVIAFAAIGAAIIEQQLNMATALAKGVKNTTGIAAFLAEVGLYTSMIGFVINLALTSRIHRVMGIGFALLVLPISLGSTALVMLFNRGLWAPALARVLDTSLRYSLDKTSREVLFLPLPADLKYRAKPFIDVTVDRISKGIGALLILVLIKDWGLGLSWQQLSYASLTMVGLWVITTIRARKEYVRTFRNNLEQQNVLPSEVKFTNPDPRTVETLVSELAHPEPRRVLYAIDLLDAMDKRALVSPLLLWHTSGQVRARALRVAESAGPDMADRWLPGVERALTDPETDVRVAAVGALATLRGEAVADVMRPFLTHADPALAIVAAAALADCGNATDIERAANTLRTFSGDMRDQGAEGRRLVARALGDVQNADFRPYLIPLFADVNIGVARAAIESAGRLGGSDFLFVPALVSLLRNRQLKSAARRVLVGYGEPVVAPLAYFMQDREENLWIRRHVPSALALLPCAASVAALEAALDDPDEFLRSKAVSALERIRRTDPGMAIDAERVSRHVSQEAARAFDAFTLHYNLFVAGGLNPDALLARALTERHARTFSRTLQLLGLMTPSGDMAAVRHTLKSSDPRARSGAIEYLDNLLTGQVRKRVMVQVEEMPLDERIRKGNAIFGTRVRDVDDTLAQLIHDEDESIASAAILMIESSRRWALAGDLEYVLEHRDVRDLHVFEAASWALAASRMEAERRRDLWQEALPSVELADRLRRMPLFAFTSVDELFRLARVGQQARHEPGHVMYERAAAPASLQFLLDGQVATDGPTGRQETTAPAALAFEEVLEGSPMATTITATSRTATLSMTPNEFLALLSENVGLAGGLFRQAISARGLETGRTLVRGQRPSREGAATGELGAVDRLLVLQSSPLLAHATTAQLWSLSQIARQVTVAAGAEPVKSDAGPSMLFVLTGTLRVEQGGASDMAAAGDVIGVHETLAGTRVEATVTVVEPATLLKLDRDELFELLADHTDLLQGLFSKLVRGDE
- a CDS encoding TonB-dependent receptor, which produces MTIHRLFSRLGIGAAALLIALSATNVSAQTMTGTIAGHVTDAQGGALPGVVVTLSSRFGEATQTTDAQGEFRFLGLNTGVYEVRTMLNGFKPRVQSSLDITIGKSIELKLTLELGGVTEAITVVGSTAKVDTTTTATDTTISQDLLFSMPISRANPAVSMLNYAPGINSSSAFGGAAGSANSLLVDGVDVRDPEAGTAWVFFNYNIIEQVQIGSLGQSAEFGGFTGAVINTVTKSGGNRFAGLFEQRYTSKRFRGDNVSAAVTKINPSIKATGVDSLKDYTVQLGGPLRANKAFFFASVQRYAIKQDPDGPRTLRTEVSPRFNGKLTFQPTASDNIVASFQYDNYNQGGRTGLGGVDGTTDARVVQQDSPEWTWNGQYRKVLGNSGLFEAKMLGYWGYFDLDPLTPTSARQDGETGAYSGGAGYSAQYDRTRNQLNASLAKYVEAKGTHAFKFGVEIERSNIRNRYAYTDGLFFYDYGGAPYLAYAYQYDVKGRNDRMSIFAQDQWQVGRLTANIGARMDRIKGTGTSDNKRYYDVAPIAPRLGLAFDVGGDGKSVLRAYYGQLYDGAVFASWSNALPGIGDYIIYEATGTIANTQVTEIDRISGASKYTVRDDLKHPRTDEISVAFERELGRGLKATATYIRRDAKNFINSTLIGAQWTPASYTNPLNGKTETIYRWANRTSDQKFQIGNVDNFQYNGAPAADAYRTYNGGMFVLTRAYSNRWQAQISYVYSETNGTVTNGSTSGIVSSQFQTPNLVHVNSDGLVGFDRTHEFKAFAGYQIPVVEVSANIYYRALSGTPWTPFQRVAAATFNWTGSIDLNLEPRGSRRTESQQLLDLRLEKVFNVGANRFGLYVDAENLLNTGFQTSVQTRNPSVSIAGTTVLLGGVTAINAPRQFTFGGRWSF